The following coding sequences are from one Leguminivora glycinivorella isolate SPB_JAAS2020 chromosome 7, LegGlyc_1.1, whole genome shotgun sequence window:
- the LOC125228013 gene encoding uncharacterized protein LOC125228013 yields MSLEELRNQLETLKVQNAALQAQAQQTEPATAETVVSSKGICGVTVKLPPFWADRPAVWFAQAEAQFHLAGIKTDITKFSHVISIIDQRLIGEIEDVIMNPPEEDKYKILKEELIRRLSVSEQQRVERLLSSEELGTRKPSAFLRHLQSLAGTAKDDTILRQLWMRRLPGQVQAILTAQSDISLEKLAELADKIMEVNPSPQVYKVTAPQPSFDAVMERLEQLTQQVAALSTREQRGRSRNRSRPRSRSRSNTPASNATRLCWYHKRYNTQATKCNPPCNWKSENQNSGQ; encoded by the coding sequence atgtctCTTGAGGAGTTGCGGAATCAGCTGGAGACCTTAAAGGTGCAAAATGCGGCTCTTCAAGCCCAGGCCCAGCAAACTGAGCCTGCAACAGCTGAGACTGTGGTATCATCTAAAGGTATATGTGGTGTTACTGTCAAGCTGCCTCCATTTTGGGCCGACCGTCCAGCAGTGTGGTTCGCCCAGGCCGAGGCTCAGTTCCATCTCGCCGGCATTAAAACCGACATCACCAAATTTAGTCATGTCATTAGTATAATCGACCAAAGGCTAATTGGTGAAATTGAAGATGTCATAATGAACCCACCAGAAGAAGACAAATACAAAATCTTGAAAGAAGAACTCATAAGGCGCCTTTCTGTTTCTGAGCAACAACGGGTGGAGCGACTCTTGAGTAGTGAGGAGCTCGGGACTCGCAAGCCCTCTGCCTTCTTGCGCCACCTTCAATCTCTTGCAGGTACAGCCAAGGACGATACCATCCTGAGACAGCTCTGGATGAGGCGGCTGCCGGGGCAGGTCCAGGCTATACTCACCGCCCAGTCAGACATAAGTTTAGAAAAACTTGCTGAGCTGGCGGACAAGATCATGGAGGTGAATCCAAGCCCACAGGTATATAAGGTAACAGCTCCACAGCCCAGTTTTGATGCTGTCATGGAGCGTCTTGAACAATTAACCCAACAGGTTGCTGCCTTGTCTACCAGAGAGCAACGAGGGAGATCTCGCAATAGATCCAGACCGCGCAGCAGAAGCAGAAGTAACACTCCGGCCAGCAATGCTACCCGACTATGTTGGTACCACAAGCGGTACAATACCCAGGCGACCAAGTGCAACCCGCCTTGCAACTGGAAGTCGGAAAACCAGAACAGCGGTCAGTAA
- the LOC125227879 gene encoding serine/threonine-protein kinase fused isoform X1 — protein MQKICFIRIYLKFKTNKKGRSSKDLKNLRQECDIQRTLEHPNIIRMIDSFDTESELVVVTEYAEKELHSILAKEGCLNEEQVKKITWDLVSALYYLHSHRVLHRDLKPQNVLLDSSGCAKLCDFGLARIMTNSTHILTSIKGTPLYMAPELIDEKPYDHQADLWSLGCIVYELMAGQPPFCTMSILQLVRMIRHKPVQWPSFISKEARSFLQGLLHKDPIKRMTWPDILAHPFVAGHVLILPEDVQSESPFTQPLSHSQQEAKRLQRDKISSNARAMKLDNEPLKVVNREHDLRHIRGAAPTECIPMSDDDSVRATSAFSVRDSLKTDDEDQSQPITVANAKLLRHEYNVMNNSNLVVCNLENNMAQLMAANKKTEKIMDKILEEKQSEKPKTATSEKAEADDVKQKPKSVDTASHSLENPKSSTKCSSEVSSGLSKSVPPSYKQKLLQFSRDKLRFASGGNRLTRSIKRSFHFSRSWDKNKSENQRRTSEPAIEIPSIVDVDQEKFSKETKDEDIEKIEFIEEVSDKEVANNDEIVVPEEKHEVKEPSAIELEEWEAFLNSNISEVMDGDVESLTQLNMVSMVVGVVGSSGRGARGGRVCGAVAALLALPAVSPVLPRHTLLQIQDVSVHSVPAEPGECRVAPGACAAPWPRCWRCPPCRRCCPGTRCCRYRM, from the exons ATGCAAAAGATATGCTTCATCAGAATATAtcttaagttcaaaacaaataag AAAGGCCGCTCGTCAAAAGACTTGAAAAACTTAAGGCAAGAATGTGACATTCAGCGTACACTGGAGCACCCGAACATTATACGTATGATAGACAGTTTTGACACGGAATCTGAGTTGGTGGTAGTTACAGAATATGCTGAGAAGGAACTTCACAGTATACTGGCTAAAGAAGGCTGTTTGAATGAGGAACAAGTGAAAAAGATAACCTGGGATCTGGTGTCTGCACTGTATTACTTACATTCACACAGGGTTTTACACCG GGACCTCAAGCCCCAGAATGTATTGTTAGACAGCAGTGGCTGTGCCAAGCTCTGTGACTTTGGGTTGGCTAGAATAATGACCAACTCCACCCACATCCTAACTTCCATCAAGGGGACTCCATTGTACATGGCACCTGAACTCATTGATGAGAAACCTTATGATCACCAG GCAGATCTCTGGTCCCTTGGATGCATAGTGTACGAGTTGATGGCGGGACAGCCGCCATTTTGCACCATGTCCATCCTACAGCTGGTGCGCATGATCCGACACAAGCCGGTGCAGTGGCCCAGCTTCATCAGCAAGGAAGCCCGTTCCTTCTTACAG GGACTGTTACATAAAGATCCCATAAAAAGGATGACATGGCCGGATATACTAGCGCACCCATTTGTAGCGGGACATGTCCTCATTCTGCCCGAAGACGTGCAAAGTGAATCACCCTTCACGCAACCACTGAGTCACAGCCAGCAGGAGGCGAAGCGCCTACAACGGGATAAGATTAGCAGCAATGCAAG GGCTATGAAATTGGACAATGAGCCCTTGAAGGTAGTAAACCGCGAGCACGACCTTCGCCACATCCGCGGCGCTGCGCCCACAGAGTGCATACCCATGTCTGACGACGACAGCGTCCGCGCCACCAGTGCCTTCAGCGTCCGAGACAGCCTCAAGACTGACGACGAGGACCAGTCCCAGCCCATCACCGTCGCCAACGCCAAACTGCTCAGGCACGAGTACAACGTCATGAACAACTCCAATCTTGTCGTCTGTAACCTTGAGAACAACATGGCCCAACTTATGGCAGCTAATAAGAAGACTGAAAAGATAATGGACAAGATTCTTGAAGAAAAACAATCGGAAAAACCTAAAACGGCAACAAGTGAGAAGGCTGAAGCTGATGATGTGAAACAGAAACCGAAAAGCGTAGATACAGCATCGCACAGTTTAGAAAACCCAAAGAGTTCAACGAAATGCAGCAGCGAGGTCAGTTCTGGACTTAGTAAAAGTGTACCGCCGTCTTATAAGCAAAAGCTGCTCCAGTTTTCAAGAGATAAACTCAGGTTTGCCAGCGGCGGGAATAGGCTGACAAGGAGTATCAAGCGATCGTTTCACTTTAGTAGGAGTTGGGATAAGAATAAGTCAGAAAATCAGAGACGTACAAGTGAACCGGCCATTGAAATACCGAGTATTGTTGATGTGGATCAAGAAAAATTCTCGAAGGAGACCAAGGATGAGGATATTGAAAAGATTGAATTTATTGAAGAAGTTTCTGATAAAGAAGTAGCAAACAATGATGAAATTGTTGTGCCCGAAGAAAAACACGAAG tgaaGGAGCCATCCGCTATAGAGCTGGAAGAATGGGAAGCGTTCCTTAATTCCAATATTAGTGAAGTAATGGACGGCGACGTCGAATCTCTCACGCAGCTGAACATG GTGAGCATGGTGGTAGGCGTGGTGGGTAGCTCCGGGCGCGGTGCCCGCGGCGGGCGCGTGTGCGGCGCCGTGGCCGCGCTGCTGGCGCTGCCCGCCGTGTCGCCGGTGCTGCCCCGGCACACGCTGCTGCAGATACAGGATGTAAGTGTACATAGTGTGCCAGCCGAGCCTGGTGAGTGTAGGGTAGCTCCGGGCGCGTGTGCGGCGCCGTGGCCGCGCTGCTGGCGCTGCCCGCCGTGTCGCCGGTGCTGCCCCGGCACACGCTGCTGCAGATACAGGATGTAA